A DNA window from Schistocerca americana isolate TAMUIC-IGC-003095 chromosome 4, iqSchAmer2.1, whole genome shotgun sequence contains the following coding sequences:
- the LOC124613865 gene encoding ATP synthase-coupling factor 6, mitochondrial, with protein MLTSHFLQRSKKAIPLLLRRNFGIVAPALQKATDPIQQLFIDKVRDYAKRSQAAGGKLVDMTPEIEREWKAELEKVAKQFGGKPGEDMTKFPAFKFTDPKIDPINMS; from the exons ATGCTCACATCTCATTTTCTGCAGCGTTCAAAGAAAGCCATCCCCCTTCTGCTTCGGCGCAATTTTGGTATAGTTGCACCTGCCCTCCAGAAGGCTACAGATCCGATTCAGCAGTTATTCATCGATAAAGTTAGAGATTATGCCAAGAGAAGCCA GGCAGCAGGAGGAAAATTAGTGGATATGACTCCTGAAATAGAACGTGAATGGAAAGCAGAACTGGAAAAGGTAGCAAAGCAGTTTGGTGGCAAGCCTGGTGAAGATATGACAAAATTCCCAGCTTTCAAGTTCACAG atCCAAAGATTGATCCTATCAACATGTCCTAA